A genomic region of Arachis stenosperma cultivar V10309 chromosome 9, arast.V10309.gnm1.PFL2, whole genome shotgun sequence contains the following coding sequences:
- the LOC130949962 gene encoding secreted RxLR effector protein 161-like translates to MGELNFFLGLQIKQTTEGIFIHQEKYAKELVKKFGLDYAKPMGTPMHPNIKLDKDEHGRDVDETRYRGMIGSLMYLTSSRPDIIQSIGFCSRFQSKPKESHFLAVKRIIRYVLGTIDYGLWFSKTDSFQLVDLCDADFAGDRIDRRSTSGMCCFLGKSLIVWSSKKQVVVALSTAKAEYIAASSCCSQLLWLKT, encoded by the coding sequence ATGGGAGAGCTCAATTTCTTTCTAGGCTTGCAAATCAAGCAAACTACAGAAGGCATATTCATCCatcaagaaaaatatgcaaaggAACTTGTCAAGAAGTTTGGGCTGGACTATGCTAAGCCAATGGGAACCCCCATGCATCCTAATATCAAGCTTGATAAGGATGAACATGGTAGAGATGTTGATGAGACACGCTATAGAGGGATGATTGGATCTTTGATGTATCTAACCTCCTCAAGGCCTGATATCATCCAAAGTATTGGATTTTGCTCAAGGTTTCAATCAAAGCCTAAGGAGTCCCATTTCTTAGCTGTCAAGAGGATCATCCGATATGTACTTGGTACCATTGATTATGGGTTATGGTTTTCTAAGACTGATTCATTTCAATTAGTAGATTTAtgtgatgcagattttgctgGGGATAGGATTGATAGAAGAAGCACAAGTGGTATGTGCTGCTTTCTTGGGAAATCTCTCATTGTTTGGTCTAGCAAGAAGCAAGTTGTAGTGGCACTTTCAACAGCCAAAGCTGAGTATATTGCAGCCTCCTCTTGTTGTTCTCAATTATTATGGCTGAAAACTTAA